One window from the genome of Ovis canadensis isolate MfBH-ARS-UI-01 breed Bighorn chromosome 21, ARS-UI_OviCan_v2, whole genome shotgun sequence encodes:
- the LOC138426526 gene encoding olfactory receptor 8A1, producing the protein MRIYKRMAAENHSTVTEFILGGLTSQPELQLPLFLLFLGIYTITMIGNLGMITLICLNAQLHTPMYYFLSNLSFVDLCYSSVTTPKMLVNFVSEKNTISYAGCMSQLYFFLVFVIAECYMLTVMAYDRYVAICRPLLYNIIMSHRVCSLLVAGVYIMGLIGSTIETGLMLKLPYCGHLISHYFCDILPLMKLSCSSTYDVEMTVFFLAGFNIIITSLTVLISYAFILSSILCISTTEGRSKAFSTCSSHFAAVGIFYGTTTFMYLKPSTASSLAQENVASVFYTTVIPMLNPLIYSLRNKEVKAAMQKTLKEKLF; encoded by the exons ATGAGAATATACAA GAGAATGGCTGCAGAAAATCACTCTACAGTGACTGAGTTCATTCTTGGAGGTTTAACAAGTCAACCAGAGCTCCagctccccctcttcctcctcttccttgggATCTACACAATCACCATGATAGGGAACCTGGGCATGATAACCCTGATTTGTCTGAACGCTCAGcttcacacccccatgtactattTCCTCAGCAACCTGTCCTTTGTGGATCTCTGCTACTCCTCTGTCACTACCCCTAAGATGCTGGTGAACTTTGTGTCAGAGAAGAACACCATCTCCTATGCAGGGTGCATGTCGCAGCTCTACTTCTTCCTGGTGTTTGTCATTGCTGAGTGTTACATGCTGacagtgatggcctatgaccgctatgttgCCATCTGCAGGCCTTTGCTTTACAACATCATCATGTCTCATCGAGTCTGCTCCCTGCTAGTGGCTGGGGTCTATATCATGGGGCTCATTGGCTCAACCATAGAGACTGGCCTCATGTTGAAACTGCCCTATTGTGGACACCTCATCAGTCATTACTTCTGTGACATCCTCCCCCTGATGAAACTTTCCTGCTCCAGCACCTATGACGTTGAGATGACAGTCTTCTTTTTGGCTGGATTCAACATCATAATTACTAGCTTAACAGTCCTAATCTCCTATGCCTTCATCCTGTCCAGTATCCTCTGCATCAGCACCACCGAGGGACGGTCCAAAGCCTTCAGCACCTGCAGCTCGCACTTTGCAGCTGTAGGGATTTTCTATGGAACAACCACCTTCATGTACTTGAAACCCTCCACAGCCAGCTCCCTGGCCCAGGAGAATGTGGCCTCCGTGTTCTACACCACAGTGATCCCCATGCTGAATCCCCTGATCTACAGCTTGAGGAATAAGGAGGTAAAGGCTGCCATGCAGAAAACTCTGAAGGAAAAATTGTTTTGA
- the LOC138426565 gene encoding olfactory receptor 8A1-like: MAAENQSTVTEFILGGLTSQPELQLPLFFLFLGIYTITMIGNLGMITLICLNAQLHTPMYYFLSNLSFVDLCYSSVTTPKMLVNFVSEKNTISYAGCMAQLYFFIVFVVAECYMLTVMAYDRYVAICRPLLYNIIMSHRVCSLLVAGVYIMGLIGSTIETGLMLKLPYCGHLISHYFCDIVPLMKLSCSSTYDIEMTVFFLAGFNIVVTSLTVLISYAFILSSILRISTTEGQSKAFSTCSSHFAAVGIFYGTTAFMYLKPSTASSLAQENVASMFYTTVIPMLNPLIYSLRNKEVKAAMHKTLKGKLL, encoded by the coding sequence ATGGCTGCAGAAAATCAATCCACAGTGACAGAGTTCATTCTTGGAGGTTTAACAAGTCAACCAGAGCTCCAGCtccccctcttcttcctcttccttgggATCTACACAATCACCATGATAGGGAACCTGGGCATGATAACCCTGATTTGTCTGAACGCTCAGcttcacacccccatgtactattTCCTCAGCAACCTGTCCTTTGTGGATCTCTGCTACTCCTCTGTCACTACCCCTAAGATGCTGGTGAACTTTGTGTCAGAGAAGAACACCATCTCCTATGCAGGGTGCATGGCCCAGCTCTACTTCTTCATTgtgtttgttgttgctgagtGTTACATGCTGacagtgatggcctatgaccgctatgttgCCATCTGCAGACCTTTGCTTTACAACATCATCATGTCTCATCGAGTCTGCTCCCTGCTGGTGGCTGGGGTCTATATCATGGGGCTCATTGGCTCAACCATAGAGACTGGCCTCATGTTGAAACTGCCCTATTGTGGACACCTCATCAGTCATTACTTCTGCGATATCGTCCCCCTGATGAAACTTTCCTGTTCCAGCACCTATGACATTGAGATGACAGTCTTCTTTTTGGCTGGATTCAACATCGTAGTTACTAGCTTAACAGTGCTAATTTCCTATGCCTTCATCCTATCCAGTATCCTCCGCATCAGCACCACGGAGGGACAGTCCAAAGCCTTCAGCACCTGCAGCTCGCACTTTGCAGCCGTGGGGATTTTCTATGGAACAACTGCCTTCATGTACTTGAAACCCTCCACGGCCAGCTCCCTGGCCCAGGAGAATGTGGCCTCCATGTTCTACACCACAGTgatccccatgctgaaccccctgATCTACAGCTTGAGGAATAAGGAGGTAAAGGCTGCCATGCACAAAACTCTGAAGGGAAAATTGCTTTGA